In bacterium, the sequence CAGCTCCGCGAGAGCCGAGCGAGGCTTCGCCTCGTCGTGTTCGCGGAAGTCGACCCACTGGAGCTCGCTCCAGAAAGGAGGCGCCGGGGTGTCGACGAGGTGCACCACGTGCAGGGGGCGCCGGGGTCCCCGGCGGGCGAGGAAGGAGCGCATCTCCTTCATCACCCAGGCCGAGGCCAGGGCCTCCACCCTAAATAGTTTGGGAATCTTGGTGGCTCGCAGACCTCGCCGAGCACCGCGTCGCCCCCGTGTCCGGCCAGCTAGACGCGGCCGCCGAGATCGTTCAGGCGCCCGAGGGAGGGAGGATCAACTCCAGGCAATCCAAACTGGGGTAGCATGGCCTCCGTGAACTGCCAACTCATTTCGAGTCTGGCGGACGGATTTCGCCAATCATCGTATTACTGGTGCCAAGGTCGACGCCATGAGCGAGGTCAGAGAGGAGCCTGAGTACGACAGTAGCGAGAGCCGTGGCTCGACCGAGCCTGCACGGCTCGACTCGAGCCCGAGAGCCCGAGCCTTCGGCGTCGAGGAGCTGATGCGAGAGGTCAGCCGAGGGACGGTCCGCGTCCCGCCTTTTCAGCGCGGTCTCCGGTGGGAGCGCGACGATGCTCGCAACCTCGTCGACAGTATCTACCGCGGCTACCCTGTCGGCACTCTCCTCTTCTGGAAGACCGAAGCCAAAGGCGAGCGACTGAAGCTGGGCTCGTTGCGGGTCGACGTTCCAGCCCGCCACGACGCGCTGCTGGTCGTCGACGGGCAGCAGCGGATCACCTCGCTGGCTCGCATCCTCCTGCCCGAAGATCCAACGAATGACCAGTTCGCCCTATTCTTCGAGCTCGAGTCGGAAAAGCTCCTTCCTCCCAGGGCCAGGCAGCGAGGCCGCCATTACCTTCCCCTCACGGTCGTGCTCGACTCCGAGGAGCTGCTGTCGTGGCTCTTCGAGACCAAACCGCCTGCCGAGCTTCGAGCGAAGGCAATCCACTTCGGCAAACGGGTTCGCGAGTACCAGATCCCCGCCTACCTCGTCGAGTCGAGCAACGATGCCGTCCTGCGCGAGATCTTCCAGCGGATCAACTCCACCGGCAGGGCTCTCAAGGCCAATGACGTCTTCGACGCGATTCATGGATCCAAGAGCGGGGTCCATCCTGCGAATCTCGGCGACATCGCCACTGAAATCGAGAAACACGGCTTCGGTCGCCCTGACGACAAACTGATCTACCGTGCGCTCTTGGCAGTGTCCGGCTACGACGTAGGAGGTCGCCGGGCGTTGCGACTCGGCGATGAGGCGGCCCCCGCCTACGCCGCGACGCTCGAAGCCCTCAAGGCCGCGGTCTTCTTCCTCAAGAACGATGCCGACATTCCCCATGAGAGCTTGCTGCCGTACAAGCTGCCGATCTTGACCCTGAGCCGCTTCTTCCATCTCCATCCGAGTCCGCAGCCGCGATCGCGGGACCTCCTCGCACGCTGGGTCTGGAGGGGTGCGTGGAGCGCTCAGCATCAAGGAGCGACCGTCTCTACGCGTTCGACGCTGGCGCTCATCGGTCACGACGAAGAACGGGCCGTTCAAGCGCTCCTCGGGTCGCTCCGGGAAGAGCAGCCGGTCGTTCCTCATGGCAACTTCAACTTCCGCTTCGCGGCGTCAAAGCTCCAGGCGCTCGCGCTTGTCGCGCTCCAGCCTCGCGACCTCGCAAGCGGAGAGATTCTCGACGTCGAGCAGCTCGCGACCGGCCCCCACGCTTTCCGGCAGATGTTCAGCGCGGGTCCCGGGGTCGACAAGGATCTGGTGCGATCGGTGGCAAACCGATTCTTCCATCCGGTCACTCCCTCAGGTCTCCGACGATTGCTGTTGTCGAGCTCGGGTCGGCGCGTATGGACGTCACATGCGGTCGACGAAGAGGCAATCGACGCGCTTCGTCGCGGGCGACGTCGCGAGTTCCTCGAACGCCGACGAGCTCTTCTCGAAGAG encodes:
- a CDS encoding DUF262 domain-containing protein, whose translation is MSEVREEPEYDSSESRGSTEPARLDSSPRARAFGVEELMREVSRGTVRVPPFQRGLRWERDDARNLVDSIYRGYPVGTLLFWKTEAKGERLKLGSLRVDVPARHDALLVVDGQQRITSLARILLPEDPTNDQFALFFELESEKLLPPRARQRGRHYLPLTVVLDSEELLSWLFETKPPAELRAKAIHFGKRVREYQIPAYLVESSNDAVLREIFQRINSTGRALKANDVFDAIHGSKSGVHPANLGDIATEIEKHGFGRPDDKLIYRALLAVSGYDVGGRRALRLGDEAAPAYAATLEALKAAVFFLKNDADIPHESLLPYKLPILTLSRFFHLHPSPQPRSRDLLARWVWRGAWSAQHQGATVSTRSTLALIGHDEERAVQALLGSLREEQPVVPHGNFNFRFAASKLQALALVALQPRDLASGEILDVEQLATGPHAFRQMFSAGPGVDKDLVRSVANRFFHPVTPSGLRRLLLSSSGRRVWTSHAVDEEAIDALRRGRRREFLERRRALLEEHLESFLALHARWKEPDRPSITSLVVSDSEEI